In Kiritimatiellia bacterium, a single genomic region encodes these proteins:
- a CDS encoding rubredoxin, which yields MKRYICNVCGYVYDPKLGDPEHGVNPGTEFKDLPDSWTCPECGVGKDEFSPEQ from the coding sequence ATGAAAAGATACATCTGCAACGTGTGCGGCTACGTTTATGATCCTAAACTCGGCGATCCGGAGCACGGCGTCAATCCGGGAACCGAATTCAAGGATTTGCCGGATTCCTGGACCTGCCCGGAGTGCGGCGTCGGCAAAGACGAGTTTTCGCCGGAACAGTAA
- a CDS encoding rubrerythrin family protein produces the protein MELKGSQTEKNILTAFAGESQARNRYNYFAGQARKDGLMQIMDIFEETALQEKEHAHRLFKLLKGGEVEIFAAFPAGGLGPTLQNLKAAAAGEHYEWTEMYPGFAEVALKEGFEEIAKIFQSIAIAEKQHEKRYLGLAVNIEKGRVFKRETPVVWRCRNCGYLHAGKDTPELCPACAHPRAYYELLAENW, from the coding sequence ATGGAACTGAAGGGAAGCCAGACTGAAAAAAACATTCTGACGGCTTTTGCGGGGGAGTCGCAGGCCAGGAACCGTTACAATTATTTTGCAGGCCAGGCCAGAAAAGACGGGCTCATGCAGATCATGGACATTTTTGAGGAGACCGCCCTCCAGGAAAAGGAACACGCCCATCGCCTCTTCAAGCTCTTGAAAGGCGGCGAGGTTGAAATTTTCGCGGCGTTTCCGGCCGGCGGGCTTGGGCCCACTCTGCAGAATCTCAAGGCCGCCGCGGCCGGCGAGCACTACGAATGGACGGAAATGTATCCCGGTTTTGCGGAGGTTGCCCTCAAGGAGGGTTTTGAAGAAATTGCGAAGATATTCCAATCCATCGCCATTGCCGAAAAACAACACGAAAAGCGCTATCTTGGTCTGGCGGTCAATATAGAAAAGGGCAGGGTTTTCAAGCGGGAAACCCCCGTGGTCTGGCGCTGCCGCAATTGCGGATATCTGCATGCCGGCAAAGATACGCCGGAACTTTGCCCGGCCTGCGCCCATCCGCGCGCTTATTATGAATTGTTGGCGGAAAACTGGTAG